In Pseudomonas frederiksbergensis, the genomic stretch TCGGTGTGCCAGTAGGTCGTGATCCAGAAGTACAAGCGATCATCAAGGTGATGGGTGCGGACTTGGAATACGGTGAGCAACACCAGGCACAGCAGCGTCCACATCCAGATGCTTGCTTTCCGTGTTCGGCCCAGCCAGTTTTTTGCCAACAAATACATTCGGAACCTCGTTAATCGGGGCTGACGCCACGAGCTGTCATGGGGTTCAACCCGACTCGACGCGACTGGCACAGGTGATACACAGTGGCGTGGCCGGATCAAACACCAGGCGACCCAGGGCGATCAACGCGCCGCATTGGTTACACCAGCCATACTCACCCTTATGCCAGCGCTTGAGGGCCTGTTGGAGGCGGACGCGTTCATGCTGCGCCCGACCTCGGATGGCATCGTTCATTGCTTGCTGCTGGAGTGCGTCCATCCTCGACAGACGCCCTACCTTGCTTTGATCCAGCTCTACCGATTGCGAGCGAGATTCAGCGTCTTCCAGCAATCGATCCAGCTCGGCAGCGCGCTGTTCCAGCAGGGTCTTGAAATGGGCAAGATTGAGGGCGTCGTCCATGGCCATTAGCGGAGCAGCAACAGCGGACTGGTGGTTGTGCGAAGCATGCTGGTCGTGGTGCTGCCGACCAGGAATTGCCGGATACGTGAATGTCCATAGGCCCCCATCACCAGCAGATCGATGCCATGCTCTTTCTGATAGGCGTGCAAGGTAGGCTCTATCTCACCGCTCCGGGTATCGGCACGAACAGTGAAGCCGACGTTGATCAGCACTTTCTGCGCCCAGTCCAGCTGTGCGGACGCTTCATCGCTTACGGTGCCAACCATGACCAGGTGGATCGGCAACCCCTTCAGCAGCGGGCTGGCTGCCCGCATCTCCACCCCCTTGCGGGTAGTAGCTCCGCCATCGAATGCCAGCATCGCGCTCTTGGGCTTTTGGAAGCTGGCCGGGGTGACGAGGATCGGCCGGTGCATGATACGAATCACGCTTTCCAGCTGGCTCCCGACATGCTGACTCAGACCACCGCTAGATTCGCCCTGGCGACCGATGACCAGCAGGCGCGTTTCGCTTTGCAGCTCTTGCAGGCTTTCCAGCAAATCGCCATGACGTTGCTTGGACTCCGGCGCGGTCACACCATACGTCATGGCTCGCTCTTTCGCGGCCGCTAACATGATCCGCCCCTGCTCCAGGGCCAACTTGCCGCGCTGTTCATCCAGGGAAGCAAGCTCATCGAGCAGATGCTCGCGGCTGCAAAGGCCGATATTACCACTCAAGTCGGCCGCAACTGGGTACTGGCGCTGATCCAGCATGGCGCAGGCCATGTGCAGCTGGTCGATACGAGGTCAAATTGTCGGATGTAGGGGAGCTGTGGCGGGTGTTAAAACCGAAAGCACAGCAGAGCGCGACCGCTGGCAGAGCAAGCAGTCACAGATGATGCGGGGGGCGAAGCGCTATGGCGGCGTAGGCAGCCAGATCATGTTTTGCAGGGTAAGCATGAGGTCTTATCGAGTGTCTTTGGTAACTCAATGGCCGCGACAGCCTACAGGAAGAGAGCAATTTCTGCGAGTCAACCCCCGACTAGGGCGTCCTGCTTGGATGTCAGCCTGAGCTATACCCTAACTGGATGTCAGGCAGCCGGGCAGCCAGCGGCCCGTAGTTGACGCCAGAGTAGTCGCGGCGTTGATTGATCACGCCGCCTTGCAACTGGATGGCGGCCAGGTTCTCGACCGTGACGGCAGCATCACCGCCGGTCTGCCAGTCGGTGTAGACCACCGTTAATTCGTTGGGCAGCTCGCCCCACTGGGCGCACTCGAAGCGTTCCAGCCGCACGATTTCGTCAGGCCCCAACTGCGGCAGGCTGTCGATCCAATAGTCGTCGCGCAGCAGCTTGAGCTCGAATGTGCCTGGCTCCGGGCCGGTGTAGAGGATGCCGCCAATGTGGTCGATGAAGCTCTCGATGGGCTGCTGGCGCGTCCAGATCAGATTGAGGCCGAAGCCCTCGCTCGACAAAGCCCACGCCTCGTTCCAGAAACTCCAACCGATGGTGCTCTGCGGATAGCCCATGCCCAATGCGGGTCGGTGAGGCACTGCACCAGAATGTGGGCTGGATTCATGCCGACGCTAATCTCGCGCCCTTCGTCCTCATCCCAGGTACGCACCTCGGTATTCCACTCCATCCACGGCGCATCCAACCACCCC encodes the following:
- a CDS encoding TraR/DksA family transcriptional regulator, with product MAMDDALNLAHFKTLLEQRAAELDRLLEDAESRSQSVELDQSKVGRLSRMDALQQQAMNDAIRGRAQHERVRLQQALKRWHKGEYGWCNQCGALIALGRLVFDPATPLCITCASRVESG
- a CDS encoding universal stress protein; its protein translation is MLDQRQYPVAADLSGNIGLCSREHLLDELASLDEQRGKLALEQGRIMLAAAKERAMTYGVTAPESKQRHGDLLESLQELQSETRLLVIGRQGESSGGLSQHVGSQLESVIRIMHRPILVTPASFQKPKSAMLAFDGGATTRKGVEMRAASPLLKGLPIHLVMVGTVSDEASAQLDWAQKVLINVGFTVRADTRSGEIEPTLHAYQKEHGIDLLVMGAYGHSRIRQFLVGSTTTSMLRTTTSPLLLLR